In Kineococcus endophyticus, a single window of DNA contains:
- a CDS encoding DUF7711 family protein: MKWTTALKTLEDVADRCAHVHRQPAGIVTLRVGEAWVFGPLLGPRRDDLPDDAVRVALVTNAAEADCAAGTRPPAAGHWLAASGLETKPVVLWFRSGEAPVWNHVVERPVRFWTAQDGLDHDVLVQLRAGDGESLRPAAPSPADLVERLGRELHVSREALRRSAVEYDDKRWAPGSPKKRGDALADAALGFLAVQDALDPVDTAGDTLPG, encoded by the coding sequence GTGAAGTGGACCACCGCCCTGAAGACCCTCGAGGACGTCGCCGACCGCTGCGCGCACGTGCACCGCCAGCCCGCGGGCATCGTGACCCTGCGGGTGGGCGAGGCGTGGGTGTTCGGCCCCCTGCTCGGCCCGCGCCGCGACGACCTGCCCGACGACGCCGTCCGGGTGGCCCTCGTGACGAACGCGGCGGAGGCCGACTGCGCGGCCGGCACCCGACCGCCCGCGGCAGGCCACTGGCTCGCCGCGTCGGGGCTGGAGACGAAACCCGTGGTCCTGTGGTTCCGGTCGGGCGAGGCGCCCGTGTGGAACCACGTCGTCGAGCGGCCCGTGCGGTTCTGGACGGCGCAGGACGGCCTCGACCACGACGTCCTCGTGCAGCTGCGCGCCGGGGACGGGGAGTCGTTGCGACCGGCGGCCCCCTCCCCCGCCGACCTCGTCGAGCGACTCGGGAGGGAACTGCACGTGAGCCGGGAGGCGTTGCGCCGCAGCGCGGTCGAGTACGACGACAAGCGGTGGGCGCCCGGGTCGCCGAAGAAGCGCGGCGACGCGCTGGCCGACGCGGCCCTGGGGTTCCTCGCCGTCCAGGACGCCCTGGACCCCGTGGACACCGCCGGGGATACCCTCCCCGGATGA
- a CDS encoding DUF1737 domain-containing protein, with protein MSEEKLSYRLLTGPDDRSFCEKVSAALADGYVLFGSPSVTTTEGRTVAAQAVVLPHVLAQVRPEG; from the coding sequence ATGAGCGAGGAGAAGCTGAGCTACCGCCTGCTGACCGGCCCCGACGACCGCTCGTTCTGCGAGAAGGTCAGCGCCGCCCTCGCCGACGGGTACGTGCTGTTCGGCAGCCCCTCGGTCACCACGACCGAGGGTCGGACGGTCGCCGCGCAGGCCGTGGTCCTCCCCCACGTCCTCGCCCAGGTGAGGCCAGAGGGCTGA
- a CDS encoding MetQ/NlpA family ABC transporter substrate-binding protein, whose protein sequence is MSNAPALPDKPKRRGLLVGVVAAVVVVVVVVALVLGNRDDTTTTAAAGGGEAKTVKIGVADASLKYWTTYKELAKSQLNVDVELVNFSDYSQPNPALSQDQLDLNQFQHIQYLANYNVTSGDDLQPIGATAVYPLPLYSLTAKSTGELPADAKVAIPNDAINEARGLLVLQSAGLVTLKNGGTAFSKVSDIESAKVEVTTVAADQTASALQSGSVVAAIVNNNYATKAKLPTSDIIVKDDPSDPAAAPYVNIFTSRKADTGNETYLKLAQLWHDPAVQEVFLEENPGAVVQDTSAADLQKELTEVEADAKAASGK, encoded by the coding sequence GTGTCCAACGCCCCCGCCCTGCCCGACAAGCCCAAGCGCCGTGGCCTCCTCGTCGGCGTCGTCGCCGCGGTCGTCGTGGTCGTCGTGGTCGTCGCCCTCGTCCTGGGCAACCGAGACGACACCACGACCACCGCGGCCGCCGGCGGCGGCGAGGCGAAGACCGTCAAGATCGGTGTCGCCGACGCGTCGCTGAAGTACTGGACGACGTACAAGGAGCTCGCGAAGTCGCAGCTGAACGTCGACGTCGAACTGGTCAACTTCTCCGACTACAGCCAGCCGAACCCGGCGCTGTCGCAGGACCAGCTGGACCTCAACCAGTTCCAGCACATCCAGTACCTCGCGAACTACAACGTCACCTCCGGTGACGACCTGCAGCCCATCGGGGCGACGGCCGTGTACCCGCTGCCGCTGTACTCGCTCACCGCGAAGTCCACCGGTGAACTGCCCGCCGACGCGAAGGTCGCCATCCCGAACGACGCGATCAACGAGGCGCGCGGCCTGCTCGTGCTGCAGAGCGCCGGCCTGGTGACGCTGAAGAACGGCGGGACCGCGTTCTCCAAGGTCAGCGACATCGAGTCGGCCAAGGTCGAGGTGACGACCGTCGCCGCCGACCAGACCGCCTCGGCCCTGCAGTCCGGTTCCGTGGTCGCCGCGATCGTCAACAACAACTACGCCACCAAGGCCAAGCTGCCGACGAGCGACATCATCGTCAAGGACGACCCCAGCGACCCCGCCGCGGCCCCCTACGTCAACATCTTCACCTCCCGCAAGGCGGACACGGGCAACGAGACGTACCTCAAGCTCGCGCAGCTGTGGCACGACCCGGCCGTGCAGGAGGTGTTCCTGGAGGAGAACCCGGGCGCGGTCGTCCAGGACACCTCCGCGGCGGACCTGCAGAAGGAACTGACCGAGGTCGAGGCCGACGCGAAGGCCGCCTCGGGCAAGTGA
- a CDS encoding methionine ABC transporter ATP-binding protein has product MSTLISLTDVSKTFDRRGGSTVTAVDGVSLDVAEGEVLAVIGYSGAGKSTLVRLINALEKPTSGSVRVAGQDLTTLSEGELRSARSRIGMIFQQFNLFRSRTVAGNVAYPLKVAGVAKAERDRRTAELLDFVGLLDRAHAYPEQLSGGQKQRVGIARALATNPPLLLCDEATSALDPETTTEVLSLLRRVNTELGVTIVVITHEMEAVRQIADRVAVMEQGRVVEVGDVYDVFSYPKTPAAQRFVRSATHDRPSADTVARLRSHHPGRLVSVRITDEPGLQQRIDSAFRQQGVTAELVYGGVSEIRERRVGSLTYELTGAPGSVEAALSALQSAGIHTDEEA; this is encoded by the coding sequence GTGAGCACGCTCATCTCGCTGACGGACGTCAGCAAGACCTTCGACCGTCGTGGCGGCAGCACCGTCACGGCGGTCGACGGCGTCTCCCTCGACGTCGCCGAGGGCGAGGTCCTCGCCGTCATCGGGTACTCCGGCGCCGGGAAGTCCACCCTGGTCCGGCTCATCAACGCGCTCGAGAAGCCGACGTCGGGCAGCGTCCGCGTCGCCGGCCAGGACCTGACGACGCTGTCGGAGGGGGAACTGCGCTCGGCGCGTTCCCGCATCGGCATGATCTTCCAGCAGTTCAACCTGTTCCGGTCCCGGACCGTCGCCGGGAACGTCGCGTACCCGCTGAAGGTCGCGGGAGTCGCGAAGGCCGAGCGCGACCGGCGCACCGCCGAACTGCTCGACTTCGTCGGCCTGCTCGACCGCGCGCACGCCTACCCCGAGCAGTTGTCGGGCGGGCAGAAGCAGCGGGTCGGCATCGCCCGCGCCCTCGCGACGAACCCGCCGCTGCTGCTGTGCGACGAGGCGACGAGCGCGCTGGACCCCGAGACGACGACCGAGGTGCTGTCGCTGCTGCGACGCGTCAACACCGAACTCGGCGTCACCATCGTCGTCATCACCCACGAGATGGAGGCCGTCCGGCAGATCGCCGACCGCGTCGCCGTGATGGAACAGGGCCGGGTCGTCGAGGTCGGGGACGTCTACGACGTCTTCTCGTACCCGAAGACCCCTGCGGCGCAGCGCTTCGTGCGCAGCGCGACGCACGACCGCCCCTCGGCCGACACGGTCGCGCGGTTGCGGTCCCACCACCCGGGCCGCCTCGTGAGCGTCCGCATCACCGACGAGCCCGGCCTGCAGCAGCGCATCGACTCCGCCTTCCGGCAGCAGGGGGTCACCGCCGAACTCGTGTACGGCGGGGTCTCGGAGATCCGCGAGCGCCGGGTGGGTTCGCTCACCTACGAACTGACCGGTGCCCCCGGATCCGTCGAGGCGGCGCTCTCGGCGTTGCAGTCGGCCGGCATCCACACGGACGAGGAGGCCTGA
- a CDS encoding methionine ABC transporter permease, with the protein MSVVSLIASGVIGLVLGTALYATRPGNLYGNRFVFGVIGFVVNLVRPIPFVIFLAAITPLQIAAVGTTIGTSAVTFAISLAAAFAVARIVEQSLVGVDPGVVEAARAVGASRMSILVGVVIPEGLGPLILGYTFIFIGIVDMTAQAGLVGGGGLGDYAISYGKQQYDYGIIYVAVAAIIVIVQVGQVVGNRLARGVMRR; encoded by the coding sequence ATGTCGGTCGTCTCGCTCATCGCCTCCGGCGTGATCGGGCTCGTCCTCGGCACGGCGCTGTACGCCACCCGGCCGGGGAACCTGTACGGCAACCGGTTCGTGTTCGGGGTGATCGGGTTCGTCGTGAACCTCGTCCGCCCGATCCCGTTCGTCATCTTCCTCGCGGCGATCACCCCCCTGCAGATCGCCGCCGTGGGGACGACGATCGGCACCTCGGCGGTCACGTTCGCCATCTCGCTGGCGGCGGCGTTCGCCGTGGCCCGGATCGTCGAACAGAGCCTCGTCGGTGTCGACCCCGGTGTCGTGGAGGCCGCCCGCGCCGTCGGCGCGTCCCGGATGTCCATCCTCGTCGGCGTCGTCATCCCCGAGGGGCTCGGGCCGCTCATCCTCGGCTACACGTTCATCTTCATCGGGATCGTGGACATGACGGCGCAGGCCGGTCTGGTCGGCGGCGGTGGGCTCGGGGACTACGCCATCAGCTACGGCAAGCAGCAGTACGACTACGGGATCATCTACGTCGCCGTGGCCGCCATCATCGTCATCGTGCAGGTGGGCCAGGTCGTCGGCAACCGCCTCGCGCGCGGGGTCATGCGGCGCTGA
- a CDS encoding HD-GYP domain-containing protein, with protein MSSGPTQNYDGDGATWRPRPVLALLVRAVVALGPVVFAAAVGAAAAHWVPPRHLGVPAAVWLLAVVAVSSAVLVVCARHLRRLLPLASLLRLSLVLPDRVPSRFAVARRTWSPQNLRDGRVPAGDPAHLVLGLVGALAAHDDRTRAHGERVQAYAALIGRELGLSRDDVARLSWAALLHDVGKVGVPVEVINGAGRPSEQEWAVLQGHPAHGGRLVEPLRGWLGDWLDGVEQHHERWDGGGYPRGLAGTDVSLAARVIAVADTYDVITSARSYEKPLSARQARQEITRCAGGQFDPDVVRAFLSVGIGRLRLVAGPATLLAALPGLGAVPAQALSTASTVAQTSGGHVLSVVLAAGVGVGVGAGGAQAVAPAPVVGSRTATSTDDGAGARPGPVPTTAPVSPSRAVPTGVPTPSGAPLAPGGTPTDVPAASVTTSPATSPATSPATVPETPVAATGTPTGVVVPETGGTTGEPSEPSTPSTGQPGPIGRAPAPRESAPQKPAPQKPAPQKPAPQKPAAEDPAARKPVPQTSANPEPVPPKPVPAKPVEPHPAGPEPAPRAAAQDAPSDRPAGRAAGKGPRTTTAPGPAGRPDPAP; from the coding sequence GTGTCCAGTGGCCCCACCCAGAACTACGACGGCGACGGCGCGACGTGGCGCCCGCGTCCGGTGCTCGCCCTCCTCGTGCGGGCCGTCGTCGCCCTCGGGCCGGTCGTCTTCGCCGCCGCGGTGGGAGCCGCTGCGGCGCACTGGGTCCCGCCGCGGCACCTCGGGGTCCCGGCCGCCGTCTGGCTGCTCGCCGTCGTCGCCGTCTCCTCCGCGGTGCTCGTGGTCTGCGCCCGCCACCTGCGCAGGTTGCTCCCGCTGGCGTCGCTGCTGCGCCTGAGCCTCGTGCTGCCCGACCGCGTCCCGAGCCGGTTCGCCGTGGCCCGCCGTACCTGGTCCCCCCAGAACCTGCGGGACGGCCGGGTGCCCGCCGGCGACCCGGCCCACCTCGTGCTCGGCCTCGTCGGTGCCCTGGCCGCCCACGACGACCGCACGCGCGCCCACGGTGAGCGCGTCCAGGCGTACGCCGCCCTCATCGGGCGCGAACTGGGCCTGTCCCGGGACGACGTCGCCCGGCTCAGTTGGGCCGCCCTGCTGCACGACGTCGGCAAGGTCGGGGTGCCCGTGGAGGTCATCAACGGCGCGGGCCGGCCGAGCGAGCAGGAGTGGGCCGTGCTGCAGGGGCACCCCGCGCACGGTGGCCGGCTCGTCGAACCGTTGCGCGGCTGGCTGGGGGACTGGCTCGACGGGGTCGAGCAGCACCACGAACGCTGGGACGGAGGCGGGTACCCGCGTGGACTCGCCGGCACCGACGTCTCCCTGGCCGCGCGCGTCATCGCGGTGGCGGACACCTACGACGTCATCACCTCGGCGCGCTCGTACGAGAAGCCCCTGTCGGCCAGGCAGGCCCGCCAGGAGATCACGCGCTGCGCCGGGGGGCAGTTCGACCCCGACGTCGTGCGCGCGTTCCTCTCGGTGGGCATCGGGCGGCTCCGTCTCGTGGCCGGCCCCGCCACCCTGCTCGCCGCGCTCCCCGGTCTCGGCGCCGTTCCCGCGCAGGCGCTCTCGACGGCCTCGACCGTCGCGCAGACCTCCGGCGGTCACGTCCTGAGCGTGGTGCTGGCGGCAGGTGTGGGGGTGGGCGTCGGAGCGGGCGGGGCGCAGGCCGTGGCTCCGGCACCGGTCGTGGGGTCGCGGACCGCCACGTCGACCGACGACGGTGCCGGTGCGCGGCCGGGTCCGGTCCCCACGACCGCCCCGGTCTCCCCGTCCCGCGCAGTCCCGACGGGCGTGCCGACGCCCTCGGGGGCGCCGCTCGCCCCCGGGGGGACGCCCACGGACGTTCCGGCCGCGAGCGTCACCACGTCCCCGGCCACGTCCCCGGCCACGTCCCCGGCCACGGTCCCCGAGACCCCCGTGGCCGCGACGGGGACGCCCACCGGCGTCGTGGTCCCGGAGACCGGCGGCACCACGGGCGAGCCCTCGGAACCCTCGACCCCGAGCACGGGGCAGCCGGGTCCGATCGGGCGGGCACCGGCTCCTCGGGAGTCGGCTCCGCAGAAGCCGGCTCCGCAGAAGCCGGCTCCGCAGAAACCGGCTCCGCAGAAACCGGCTGCGGAGGACCCGGCCGCGAGGAAACCGGTTCCGCAGACGTCGGCGAACCCGGAGCCAGTGCCTCCGAAGCCCGTGCCCGCGAAGCCCGTCGAACCCCACCCTGCCGGTCCGGAGCCCGCCCCGCGGGCGGCGGCCCAGGACGCGCCGTCGGATCGCCCGGCGGGCCGGGCGGCGGGGAAGGGGCCCCGCACGACGACGGCGCCGGGCCCGGCCGGTCGGCCGGACCCGGCGCCGTGA
- a CDS encoding diacylglycerol/lipid kinase family protein, with the protein MSDQDDQSFLALVNAGAGSARADAVDAVVGELGRAGDVELRRTGSLDELREALLGADGRRVVLMGGDGSLHAALQLLWDARQTWEVGPLGIVPLGTGNDLARSLRLPLDPVAAARLVTTGRPRGLELLVDSHDRITVNTVHAGIGASATAKAQRLKKGLKALAYPVGAAWAGISAGRGFRLRVEVDGNVVAPGPEPVLMVGIGIGGTIGGGAPLVPGADPHDGVADVVVSTSTGPLARLGFAAGLRRGVHVERQDVTTAAGKVVEITAESGTFRLNSDGEVTDHQTSERFEMHADVWRVVCP; encoded by the coding sequence GTGAGCGACCAGGACGACCAGAGCTTCCTCGCCCTCGTCAACGCGGGGGCCGGATCCGCCAGGGCCGACGCCGTCGACGCGGTCGTCGGGGAACTGGGCCGGGCCGGCGACGTCGAACTGCGCCGCACCGGCAGCCTCGACGAGCTGCGCGAGGCCCTCCTGGGCGCGGACGGGCGCCGCGTCGTCCTCATGGGCGGGGACGGCTCGCTGCACGCCGCGTTGCAACTGCTGTGGGACGCGCGGCAGACGTGGGAGGTCGGCCCCCTGGGCATCGTGCCGCTCGGCACGGGCAACGACCTGGCGCGCTCGCTGCGGCTCCCGCTCGACCCCGTCGCCGCCGCCCGGCTCGTCACCACGGGCCGGCCGCGCGGGCTCGAACTGCTCGTCGACTCCCACGACCGCATCACCGTCAACACCGTCCACGCCGGGATCGGCGCGTCCGCCACCGCCAAGGCGCAGCGGCTGAAGAAGGGGCTGAAGGCGCTCGCGTACCCCGTGGGGGCCGCGTGGGCGGGGATCAGCGCGGGCCGGGGGTTCCGGCTGCGCGTCGAGGTCGACGGGAACGTCGTGGCGCCGGGTCCCGAACCCGTCCTCATGGTGGGCATCGGCATCGGCGGGACGATCGGCGGCGGCGCCCCGCTCGTGCCCGGCGCCGACCCGCACGACGGGGTGGCCGACGTCGTGGTGAGCACGTCCACGGGTCCGCTGGCCCGGCTCGGGTTCGCGGCGGGGCTGCGCCGCGGGGTGCACGTCGAACGCCAGGACGTCACGACGGCGGCCGGGAAGGTCGTCGAGATCACCGCCGAGTCGGGCACGTTCCGGCTGAACTCCGACGGTGAGGTCACCGACCACCAGACGTCGGAGCGCTTCGAGATGCACGCCGACGTCTGGCGGGTGGTGTGTCCCTGA
- a CDS encoding amidohydrolase: protein MSAPQDRTRSRDVAVVGGDVRTLDPRWRGGSVRGTVLVRDGRIVAVGPDVPVPAGVPVVDATGRWVLPGFVDPHTHLGVHAEGEGWHGADVNEKGEPRGARLRTWDGVDPADRGFADALGAGVTTVAVLPGSAGVVGGQTSALKTWGPTVDAMLLRAPLGVKSALGENPKKNSSGGKGPGTRMGVAAALRDAFAAAQRFTLERDRAQADGGEPGPVTGTDRDAEVLARVLAGELLWHQHAHRADDIATAVRLADEFGYRLVLNHVTEGHLVLDLLRERGLPAVVGPLLTSRSKPELRNRSLAVPGLLAGAGLQVALTTDHPVVPIQYLPVSAAFAVKEGMDPDEALRALTLNPARILGLDDRVGSLAPGLDGDVVVWSGDPLDVMSRALHVVLGGRSVYRWDGRGEVLGHDGTWNPL from the coding sequence GTGAGCGCCCCCCAGGACCGGACCAGGTCGCGTGACGTCGCCGTCGTCGGCGGGGACGTCCGCACCCTCGACCCGCGGTGGCGCGGTGGCTCCGTCCGCGGGACGGTCCTCGTCCGGGACGGGCGCATCGTCGCCGTCGGCCCCGACGTCCCGGTGCCCGCGGGCGTGCCCGTCGTCGACGCCACCGGCCGCTGGGTCCTGCCGGGCTTCGTCGACCCCCACACCCACCTCGGCGTGCACGCCGAGGGCGAGGGGTGGCACGGCGCCGATGTCAACGAGAAGGGCGAACCCCGCGGCGCCCGGCTGCGGACGTGGGACGGCGTCGACCCCGCCGACCGGGGGTTCGCCGACGCCCTCGGTGCGGGCGTCACGACGGTCGCCGTGCTGCCGGGGTCCGCCGGAGTCGTCGGGGGCCAGACGAGCGCGCTGAAGACCTGGGGTCCCACGGTCGACGCGATGCTGCTGCGCGCGCCGCTGGGCGTGAAGAGCGCGCTGGGGGAGAACCCCAAGAAGAACTCCTCGGGCGGGAAGGGGCCGGGGACGCGGATGGGTGTCGCGGCCGCGCTGCGCGACGCCTTCGCTGCGGCGCAGCGCTTCACCCTCGAGCGGGACCGTGCGCAGGCCGACGGCGGGGAGCCGGGCCCGGTGACGGGGACGGACCGGGACGCGGAGGTCCTGGCCCGCGTGCTGGCCGGGGAGCTGCTGTGGCACCAGCACGCCCACCGCGCCGACGACATCGCCACCGCGGTCCGCCTCGCCGACGAGTTCGGTTACCGGCTCGTCCTCAACCACGTCACCGAGGGGCACCTCGTCCTGGACCTGCTGCGCGAGCGCGGGCTGCCCGCCGTCGTCGGGCCGCTGCTCACGTCGCGCTCGAAGCCGGAGCTGCGCAACCGCTCGCTCGCGGTGCCGGGCCTGCTCGCCGGCGCCGGGCTGCAGGTCGCGCTGACGACCGACCACCCCGTGGTGCCGATCCAGTACCTGCCCGTCTCGGCGGCCTTCGCGGTCAAGGAGGGGATGGACCCCGACGAGGCGTTGCGCGCCCTGACCCTCAACCCCGCGCGCATCCTGGGCCTGGACGACCGCGTGGGGTCGCTGGCCCCCGGCCTCGACGGGGACGTCGTCGTCTGGTCCGGCGACCCCCTCGACGTCATGTCCCGCGCGCTGCACGTCGTCCTCGGCGGCCGGTCGGTCTACCGGTGGGACGGCCGGGGCGAGGTCCTCGGCCACGACGGCACCTGGAACCCCCTGTGA
- a CDS encoding TetR/AcrR family transcriptional regulator, whose product MPLPPDGRRAEVARAKRSAVVAAARTLFAEQGYFTTTVEQIARVAGVAPATVYATTGGKQGLLFELVQEWSTTPAVREALEGVARCERVEDVLAELSAGVGRVRDEWGDVIEVVLATAPHEPAVAARLLEVRRVYEADVDRCVRRILDLTDHPGAHREVLDVLWFYFGFRGYALLVHDRGWDSARAERWLVRQALRAVEDALAGSATA is encoded by the coding sequence GTGCCCCTGCCGCCCGACGGCCGCCGCGCCGAGGTCGCCCGCGCCAAGCGCAGCGCCGTCGTCGCCGCGGCCCGGACGCTGTTCGCCGAGCAGGGCTACTTCACCACGACGGTCGAGCAGATCGCCCGCGTCGCCGGCGTCGCCCCGGCCACGGTCTACGCCACGACGGGTGGCAAGCAGGGGTTGCTGTTCGAACTCGTGCAGGAGTGGTCGACGACGCCGGCGGTGCGGGAGGCGCTCGAGGGGGTCGCCCGCTGCGAGCGCGTCGAGGACGTCCTGGCCGAGCTGTCCGCCGGGGTCGGCCGCGTGCGCGACGAGTGGGGCGACGTCATCGAGGTCGTCCTGGCCACCGCCCCGCACGAACCCGCCGTCGCCGCCCGGTTGCTGGAGGTCCGGCGCGTGTACGAGGCCGACGTCGACCGCTGCGTGCGCCGCATCCTCGACCTGACCGACCACCCCGGGGCCCACCGCGAGGTCCTCGACGTCCTGTGGTTCTACTTCGGCTTTCGCGGCTACGCGCTGCTCGTGCACGACCGCGGGTGGGACTCCGCCCGCGCCGAGCGGTGGCTCGTCCGGCAGGCCCTGCGGGCCGTGGAGGACGCGCTCGCCGGCAGCGCCACCGCCTGA
- a CDS encoding FAD-dependent oxidoreductase, translated as MRIGVAETVVRGLRGRVPDERVVHAPEALDVACRVLNAAVGTRPAVLVRCRDAADVQLAVRAARDTGLPLSVLGRGHDWAGRSLVADGLVLDVRDLRSVVVDPGTRTARVGGGVSSLDVAAASAVHGLAPVTGWRGDAGLVGLSLGGGYGPLAGRAGLAADNLLGALVVLADGTCVDTDEDPDLLWALRGGGGNFGVVVQARFALHPLRVLVGGTTVYPWTQAPTVLAGLSDLLAAAPDELTVRSGVRRDRTGEPVVVVQPVWSGDPAAWTSRPGPVPELAALGTPSCSDVAPVTLTSLLGDEDRALPAAGARRHELVRTRTLDRLDAAAAKALLEAGTALTSPHSRVWLHHFHGAADRVDPASSALPLRRPHLVAEIVAGWEEAGRGALHRAWADRASSRLSWTALGGGNVNLLCCEEPDRIADAYGPNAVRLLELKTRYDPDDVFRATPLPTQEPVDPVCRLEVSQEQG; from the coding sequence GTGCGGATCGGGGTCGCGGAGACGGTCGTCCGGGGGCTGCGCGGTCGCGTCCCCGACGAGCGCGTCGTCCACGCCCCCGAAGCCCTCGACGTGGCCTGCCGCGTGCTCAACGCCGCCGTCGGGACCCGCCCCGCCGTCCTCGTGCGCTGCCGGGACGCCGCCGACGTGCAGCTCGCCGTCCGGGCCGCCCGTGACACCGGGCTGCCGCTGTCCGTGCTCGGCCGGGGCCACGACTGGGCCGGGCGCTCCCTCGTCGCCGACGGGCTCGTCCTGGACGTGCGGGACCTGCGCTCGGTCGTGGTCGACCCCGGGACGCGGACCGCGCGGGTGGGCGGCGGGGTGAGCAGCCTCGACGTCGCCGCGGCGAGCGCCGTCCACGGACTCGCCCCCGTCACGGGGTGGCGCGGGGACGCCGGTCTCGTCGGCCTCAGCCTCGGCGGCGGGTACGGGCCGCTGGCCGGACGGGCGGGGCTGGCCGCCGACAACCTGCTCGGCGCGCTCGTCGTGCTCGCCGACGGCACGTGCGTGGACACCGACGAGGACCCGGACCTGCTCTGGGCGTTGCGGGGCGGGGGCGGCAACTTCGGCGTCGTCGTGCAGGCCCGGTTCGCGCTGCACCCCCTGCGGGTGCTGGTCGGCGGGACGACCGTGTACCCGTGGACGCAGGCACCCACCGTGCTCGCGGGCCTGTCGGACCTCCTGGCCGCCGCGCCGGACGAGCTGACCGTGCGCTCCGGGGTGCGCCGGGACCGCACCGGGGAGCCCGTCGTCGTCGTCCAGCCCGTCTGGTCCGGCGACCCCGCGGCCTGGACCTCCCGGCCCGGCCCCGTGCCGGAGCTGGCCGCTCTCGGCACGCCCTCCTGCAGCGACGTCGCACCCGTGACGCTCACGTCCCTGCTCGGCGACGAGGACCGCGCCCTCCCGGCCGCCGGAGCACGTCGGCACGAACTGGTGCGCACCCGCACGCTGGACCGGCTCGACGCCGCCGCGGCGAAGGCGCTGCTGGAGGCCGGGACGGCCCTGACGTCCCCCCACTCGCGCGTGTGGCTGCACCACTTCCACGGCGCCGCCGACCGCGTCGACCCCGCCTCCTCCGCCCTGCCGCTGCGCCGCCCACACCTGGTCGCCGAGATCGTCGCCGGCTGGGAGGAGGCCGGTCGCGGGGCGCTGCACCGGGCATGGGCGGACCGCGCCAGTTCCCGGCTGTCCTGGACGGCGCTGGGCGGTGGGAACGTCAACCTGCTGTGCTGCGAGGAACCCGACCGGATCGCCGACGCCTACGGACCCAACGCCGTGCGGCTGCTCGAGTTGAAGACGCGGTACGACCCCGACGACGTCTTCCGTGCCACCCCTCTGCCCACCCAGGAGCCGGTCGACCCTGTGTGTCGTCTGGAGGTGAGCCAGGAACAGGGTTAG
- a CDS encoding DUF485 domain-containing protein: MAEPDVPRGTAPDPYEEVRTSPEFQALRRRFRRFVLPLAALFLVWYAVYVLLADYAHGFMSTRLGDSNITVGLLFGLGQFVSTFVITTVYVRWANRRFDPAAQALRERVENASLQSTHDREARP, from the coding sequence ATGGCTGAGCCCGACGTCCCCCGCGGGACCGCGCCCGACCCGTACGAGGAGGTGCGGACCTCCCCGGAGTTCCAGGCACTGCGCCGCCGCTTCCGCCGGTTCGTGCTCCCCCTGGCCGCGCTGTTCCTCGTCTGGTACGCGGTCTACGTGCTGCTGGCCGACTACGCGCACGGGTTCATGAGCACCCGGCTGGGCGACTCGAACATCACCGTCGGCCTGCTGTTCGGCCTCGGGCAGTTCGTGTCCACGTTCGTCATCACGACGGTGTACGTCCGCTGGGCGAACCGCCGGTTCGACCCGGCCGCGCAGGCCCTGCGGGAGCGGGTCGAGAACGCGTCCCTCCAGAGCACCCACGACCGGGAGGCCCGTCCGTGA